A single Curtobacterium sp. MCJR17_020 DNA region contains:
- a CDS encoding ABC transporter substrate-binding protein, giving the protein MITAKIRAGVAAALALGVAAALTGCASSDPLDSGSSASSDSKTIVVGSQQYYSNEIIAELYAQVLEKNGFEVKRNFNIGQREVYIPQLEKGAIDVMPEYSGNLLQYFDKDSTAKTADEIDDGLETALPKGLRVLDEAEATDQDSYTVTKKFSEDNDVTSLADLKDVKSKLTVGANSEFQTRPYGPKGLKSVYGVDVDFKAVEDSGGALTVKALKDGTVQLADIYSADPSIKANDFVTLEDPENLILPQNVIPVVSDKVNDKAADAIDSVNEKLTPEALIELNTKSTADKEKASTIAKEFLTDEGLL; this is encoded by the coding sequence GTGATCACAGCAAAGATCCGTGCGGGCGTCGCAGCAGCGCTCGCACTGGGCGTCGCCGCAGCCCTGACCGGCTGCGCGTCGAGCGACCCGCTCGACAGCGGCTCCAGCGCGTCGTCCGACTCCAAGACGATCGTCGTCGGCTCGCAGCAGTACTACTCGAACGAGATCATCGCCGAGCTGTACGCACAGGTCCTCGAGAAGAACGGCTTCGAGGTCAAGCGCAACTTCAACATCGGGCAGCGTGAGGTCTACATCCCGCAGCTCGAGAAGGGCGCGATCGACGTCATGCCCGAGTACAGCGGCAACCTGCTGCAGTACTTCGACAAGGACTCCACGGCGAAGACCGCCGACGAGATCGACGACGGCCTCGAGACGGCGCTGCCGAAGGGCCTCCGTGTCCTCGACGAGGCCGAGGCGACCGACCAGGACAGCTACACCGTCACGAAGAAGTTCTCCGAGGACAACGACGTGACGAGCCTGGCCGACCTGAAGGACGTCAAGTCGAAGCTCACCGTCGGTGCGAACTCCGAGTTCCAGACCCGTCCGTACGGTCCGAAGGGCCTGAAGTCGGTCTACGGCGTCGACGTCGACTTCAAGGCGGTCGAGGACTCCGGCGGAGCCCTGACGGTCAAGGCGCTGAAGGACGGCACCGTCCAGCTCGCCGACATCTACAGCGCCGACCCGAGCATCAAGGCGAACGACTTCGTCACGCTCGAGGACCCGGAGAACCTGATCCTGCCGCAGAACGTCATCCCCGTCGTCTCCGACAAGGTGAACGACAAGGCCGCGGACGCGATCGACTCGGTCAACGAGAAGCTGACGCCCGAGGCCCTGATCGAGCTCAACACCAAGAGCACGGCGGACAAGGAGAAGGCGTCCACCATCGCCAAGGAGTTCCTGACCGACGAGGGCCTGCTGTAA
- a CDS encoding cytochrome ubiquinol oxidase subunit I, which produces MTDLLDPLILSRWQFGLTTIYHFLFVPLTIGMAAVVAVFQTAWYRTGRAHYLQLTRFFGRIFLINFAMGVVTGIVQEFQFGMNWSNYSRFVGDVFGAPLALEGILAFFFEAAFIGIWIFGWDRLPKGLHLASIWCVSAGTIMSAYFIIAANAFMQHPVGFSMNEAKGRAELTDIWAVLGNKVALAAFPHTLFACFMVAAAVIISVAAYHLARNQNLETMMPALKFGMWTMVAAGALTVLTGDQLGLTMVDTQPMKMAAAEALYNTATGKDASFSIFTLGTPDGVHELFSIRVPYLLSFLSTHTFNGTVEGINDLQAQYTQVYGPGDYKPIIWVTYWSFRWMIALGVGAVMVSLAGLWLTRKGRFPTKRWIWRVATWTVPLPMAAMIVGWIFTEMGRQPWLVFGLLKTSDGVSPNVTGLEVLISLIVFTVIYGSLAVVEFKLIKKVAQEGPAAPAEIDEETGEVKHEVTVY; this is translated from the coding sequence ATGACCGACCTCCTCGACCCGCTCATCCTGTCGCGGTGGCAGTTCGGTCTGACGACCATCTACCACTTCCTCTTCGTCCCGCTGACGATCGGCATGGCCGCCGTGGTGGCCGTGTTCCAGACCGCCTGGTACCGGACCGGTCGCGCGCACTACCTGCAGCTGACCCGGTTCTTCGGACGCATCTTCCTGATCAACTTCGCGATGGGCGTCGTGACGGGCATCGTGCAGGAGTTCCAGTTCGGCATGAACTGGTCGAACTACTCGCGCTTCGTCGGAGACGTCTTCGGCGCACCTCTCGCGCTCGAGGGGATCCTGGCCTTCTTCTTCGAGGCGGCGTTCATCGGCATCTGGATCTTCGGCTGGGACCGCTTGCCGAAGGGGCTGCACCTGGCGAGCATCTGGTGCGTCAGCGCCGGCACGATCATGTCGGCGTACTTCATCATCGCCGCGAACGCGTTCATGCAGCACCCGGTCGGCTTCTCGATGAACGAGGCCAAGGGGCGCGCGGAGCTCACCGACATCTGGGCGGTCCTCGGCAACAAGGTCGCCCTGGCGGCCTTCCCGCACACGTTGTTCGCCTGCTTCATGGTCGCCGCAGCAGTGATCATCTCGGTCGCCGCCTACCACCTGGCACGGAACCAGAACCTCGAGACGATGATGCCGGCGCTCAAGTTCGGCATGTGGACCATGGTGGCGGCGGGCGCCCTGACGGTGCTCACCGGCGACCAGCTCGGCCTGACCATGGTCGACACCCAGCCGATGAAGATGGCCGCAGCCGAAGCGCTGTACAACACGGCGACCGGCAAGGACGCCTCGTTCTCGATCTTCACGCTCGGCACCCCCGACGGCGTGCACGAACTGTTCTCGATCCGGGTGCCCTACCTGCTGTCGTTCCTGTCCACGCACACCTTCAACGGCACGGTCGAGGGCATCAACGACCTGCAGGCGCAGTACACCCAGGTCTACGGACCCGGCGACTACAAGCCGATCATCTGGGTGACCTACTGGTCGTTCCGCTGGATGATCGCGCTCGGCGTCGGTGCGGTCATGGTGTCGCTCGCCGGCCTCTGGCTGACCCGCAAGGGCCGCTTCCCGACGAAGCGCTGGATCTGGCGCGTCGCCACCTGGACCGTCCCGCTCCCGATGGCCGCGATGATCGTCGGCTGGATCTTCACCGAGATGGGTCGCCAGCCGTGGCTCGTGTTCGGGTTGCTCAAGACCAGCGACGGCGTCTCGCCGAACGTGACCGGGCTCGAGGTCCTCATCTCGCTCATCGTGTTCACCGTGATCTACGGCTCGCTGGCGGTGGTCGAGTTCAAGCTCATCAAGAAGGTCGCGCAAGAGGGCCCTGCCGCTCCGGCAGAGATCGACGAGGAGACCGGCGAGGTCAAGCACGAAGTGACGGTGTACTGA
- the cydB gene encoding cytochrome d ubiquinol oxidase subunit II gives MDLPVLWFAIVGVFFVGYFVLDGFDFGVGMSLPFLGKDDTDRRVLINTIGPVWDLNETWVIVAGACLFAAFPEWYATMFSGFYLALLLILAALILRGVSFEYRHQNKHLEWKRRFDLMIIVGSALPSFLWGVAFGNVVRGIPMDSGHNYTGTLLDLLNPFALLTGVATLLVFFTHGVVFVALKTEGEIRERAKRLATRAGILTIVVGAAFLVWMAFVRATPASLVLSVVAALALVLAVLCNAWGKEGRAFTLMAVTIAAIVLAMFTAIFPDVMPATNDPANSLNVYNASSGSYTLTVMSWVALIFVPLVFAYQAWTYWVFRKRVSRAQVTQAAH, from the coding sequence ATGGATCTGCCTGTCCTCTGGTTCGCGATCGTCGGCGTGTTCTTCGTCGGCTACTTCGTCCTCGACGGCTTCGACTTCGGTGTCGGCATGTCCCTGCCCTTCCTGGGCAAGGACGACACCGACCGCCGGGTGCTCATCAACACGATCGGCCCGGTCTGGGACCTCAACGAGACGTGGGTCATCGTCGCCGGCGCCTGCCTGTTCGCGGCGTTCCCCGAGTGGTACGCCACGATGTTCTCCGGGTTCTACCTGGCGCTGCTGCTCATCCTCGCGGCGCTGATCCTGCGCGGTGTCTCGTTCGAGTACCGCCACCAGAACAAGCACCTCGAGTGGAAGCGCCGGTTCGACCTGATGATCATCGTCGGGTCCGCCCTGCCGTCGTTCCTCTGGGGCGTCGCGTTCGGCAACGTCGTCCGCGGGATCCCGATGGACTCCGGGCACAACTACACGGGCACGCTCTTGGACCTGCTCAACCCGTTCGCACTCCTGACCGGCGTGGCGACGCTGCTGGTGTTCTTCACGCACGGCGTCGTGTTCGTCGCGCTGAAGACCGAGGGCGAGATCCGCGAGCGGGCGAAGCGCCTGGCGACCCGGGCCGGCATCCTGACGATCGTCGTCGGCGCCGCGTTCCTGGTCTGGATGGCGTTCGTCCGGGCGACCCCGGCCTCGCTCGTGCTCTCGGTGGTCGCGGCACTCGCGCTCGTCCTGGCCGTGCTGTGCAACGCCTGGGGCAAGGAGGGCCGGGCGTTCACGCTCATGGCCGTCACCATCGCCGCGATCGTGCTCGCCATGTTCACGGCGATCTTCCCGGACGTCATGCCCGCCACGAACGACCCGGCGAACAGCCTGAACGTGTACAACGCCTCGAGCGGTTCGTACACGCTGACGGTGATGAGCTGGGTGGCGCTGATCTTCGTCCCCCTCGTGTTCGCGTACCAGGCCTGGACGTACTGGGTGTTCCGCAAGCGTGTCTCGCGGGCCCAGGTCACCCAGGCCGCGCACTAG
- the cydD gene encoding thiol reductant ABC exporter subunit CydD, which yields MKPLDPRLLRLSRTARGFIVAAAGTGVLRTVATIAIAWGIAAAVTLGIDAVQDGRVPDTFGQALAVLGGAFVLRAVAAWATDDLAARAAAKVKSEMRTTVLARAAERGPSWLAGRSSAGFATTLGPGLDALDAYFGRYLPQLALTAIATPLLLVAIGLGDLTSGLIILFALPVIPVFMILIGLATQSLQRKQSDALAKLGGAFLEAVEGLATLKVFGRARRQVGRIGAVTDEYRRGTLGVLRLSFVSGFALELAASLSVALVAVSIGIRLVDGSLGLGAAMFVLVLAPEAFAPIRQVGADFHAAQDGVEASAAVLDVLDDDTEPAPHHDTDPAATAPAATALAVHGLTVRRPDVVIGPLDLHADPGTVVVLAGPSGSGKSSVIAALRGVLPHDGSVVVPGAAGTTTAGRTTWADQRPRLVRGTVAENVALSATPDAVDVQTALRDAGLGVDPGLPIGAGGSGLSGGQAQRVAVARALYRARRVGTPLVLLDEPTSALDVEAEAHVVAAIRSLAADGAVVVVASHRPAVVAAADVRVDIGTGGSVTVRTEVRA from the coding sequence GTGAAGCCGCTCGATCCGCGACTCCTGCGCCTGTCGCGGACGGCGCGCGGCTTCATCGTCGCGGCCGCCGGCACCGGCGTCCTCCGCACGGTCGCGACCATCGCGATCGCCTGGGGGATCGCCGCCGCCGTGACCCTCGGCATCGACGCGGTCCAGGACGGCCGTGTCCCGGACACCTTCGGGCAAGCGCTCGCGGTGCTGGGCGGCGCGTTCGTGCTCCGTGCCGTGGCGGCCTGGGCGACCGACGACCTGGCGGCCCGCGCCGCGGCGAAGGTGAAGAGCGAGATGCGCACCACGGTGCTCGCCCGCGCCGCCGAGCGTGGTCCGTCCTGGCTGGCAGGCCGGTCGAGCGCGGGGTTCGCCACCACCCTCGGGCCGGGCCTCGACGCGCTCGACGCCTACTTCGGTCGCTACCTGCCGCAGCTCGCACTCACCGCGATCGCCACACCGCTGCTGCTGGTCGCGATCGGCCTCGGTGACCTGACGAGCGGGCTGATCATCCTGTTCGCCCTGCCGGTCATCCCGGTGTTCATGATCCTGATCGGACTCGCGACCCAGTCGTTGCAGCGGAAGCAGTCCGACGCCCTCGCCAAGCTCGGTGGCGCCTTCCTCGAAGCCGTCGAGGGTCTGGCCACCCTCAAGGTGTTCGGTCGCGCCCGGCGCCAGGTCGGCCGCATCGGCGCCGTCACGGACGAGTACCGTCGCGGCACGCTCGGGGTGCTCCGGCTGTCGTTCGTCAGCGGGTTCGCGCTCGAGCTCGCCGCGAGCCTGTCCGTCGCCCTCGTCGCGGTGTCGATCGGCATCCGGCTGGTCGACGGCTCGCTCGGGCTCGGCGCCGCGATGTTCGTCCTGGTCCTCGCCCCCGAGGCGTTCGCCCCCATCCGCCAGGTCGGCGCGGACTTCCACGCCGCCCAGGACGGCGTCGAGGCATCGGCAGCGGTCCTCGACGTCCTCGACGACGACACGGAGCCCGCGCCGCACCACGACACGGACCCCGCGGCGACCGCTCCGGCTGCCACGGCGCTGGCCGTGCACGGTCTGACCGTCCGCCGGCCCGACGTGGTGATCGGCCCGCTCGACCTGCACGCCGACCCCGGCACCGTCGTCGTGCTCGCGGGCCCGAGCGGCTCGGGCAAGTCGAGCGTCATCGCCGCACTCCGCGGGGTCCTGCCGCACGACGGAAGCGTCGTCGTCCCCGGCGCCGCCGGCACGACCACCGCCGGCCGCACCACCTGGGCCGACCAGCGACCCCGCCTCGTGCGCGGGACCGTCGCCGAGAACGTCGCGCTCAGCGCGACCCCCGACGCCGTGGACGTCCAGACCGCGTTGCGCGACGCGGGGCTGGGGGTCGACCCGGGCCTCCCGATCGGCGCCGGCGGCAGCGGACTGTCCGGCGGCCAGGCGCAGCGCGTCGCCGTCGCGCGGGCGCTGTACCGCGCTCGTCGTGTCGGCACACCGTTGGTCCTGCTCGACGAACCGACGTCGGCGCTCGACGTCGAGGCCGAGGCCCACGTCGTCGCCGCGATCCGCAGCCTCGCAGCCGACGGTGCGGTCGTCGTGGTTGCGAGCCACCGACCGGCGGTCGTGGCCGCGGCCGACGTCCGGGTCGACATCGGCACCGGTGGGTCGGTCACCGTCCGGACGGAGGTGCGCGCATGA
- the cydC gene encoding thiol reductant ABC exporter subunit CydC, protein MSRQGRGASVLRLAMPHGSGWAKAVAAGAFSAVCAVALLAASGYLITRAAEHPPILYLTLVMVGVRAFALGRAALRYVDRLAGHDASFRQLAVVRTEMYRRLASVAPAGLGSTGRGDLMTRLVTDTDRLQDLPIRVVGPLVSAGVVAVLSVVAVAIVSVPAALVLVLALAVAALLGSVVTRTIAERSDRETAADRGRVADLVLDTVRTLDVFAAYGTLDERLAHIARLDAGVTRAVRRRGTVEALVGALVGLVGGGAVIGILAVGAPAVVSGALDGPLWALTVFVPLALFEVVGGVPLAVLTLRRVRAAAERVEQVVPARVPAGIVPEPEQDADPAELTVSGPVTVAVRDLTVQWPGATTPAVDGVSLDLHPGEVVVLEGPSGAGKSTLVDALVRFVDHQGSYTLDGISAKDMHPDAVRARIGLIEQDPFVFDQSVRQNLLFARETATDDELLAVLDRVGLGEWVGRRGGLDASVGERGGLVSGGQAHRLALARALLHAFPVLVLDEPTADIDPDLGDAVLRDLVTTARAAGRTIVIVSHVPVSTDLVDRTLRMRDGRLLAG, encoded by the coding sequence ATGAGCCGCCAGGGCCGTGGAGCGTCCGTCCTGCGGCTCGCGATGCCGCACGGGTCGGGTTGGGCCAAGGCGGTCGCCGCCGGTGCGTTCAGCGCGGTCTGCGCCGTGGCGCTCCTCGCCGCGAGCGGCTACCTCATCACCCGTGCCGCGGAGCACCCGCCGATCCTCTACCTGACCCTCGTGATGGTCGGCGTGCGTGCGTTCGCACTCGGGCGTGCGGCGCTGCGCTACGTCGACCGGCTCGCCGGCCACGACGCGTCCTTCCGACAGCTCGCGGTGGTGCGCACCGAGATGTACCGGCGACTCGCCTCGGTGGCACCGGCTGGACTCGGCAGCACCGGCCGTGGCGACCTGATGACCCGCTTGGTCACCGACACCGACCGACTGCAGGACCTGCCCATCCGCGTCGTCGGGCCGCTGGTGTCCGCCGGGGTCGTCGCAGTGCTGTCCGTCGTCGCGGTGGCGATCGTGTCGGTGCCGGCCGCCCTCGTACTCGTGCTCGCGCTGGCGGTCGCGGCGCTGCTCGGGTCGGTCGTGACGCGCACGATCGCCGAGCGCTCCGACCGTGAGACCGCGGCGGACCGTGGTCGGGTCGCCGACCTCGTGCTCGACACCGTGCGGACGCTCGACGTGTTCGCGGCCTACGGCACCCTCGACGAGCGCCTGGCGCACATCGCCCGTCTCGACGCCGGCGTCACCCGTGCGGTCCGCCGCCGTGGCACGGTCGAGGCGCTCGTCGGTGCCCTGGTCGGGCTGGTCGGCGGCGGCGCGGTCATCGGGATCCTGGCCGTCGGTGCACCCGCCGTGGTGTCCGGGGCGCTCGACGGGCCGCTCTGGGCGCTGACCGTGTTCGTGCCGCTCGCGCTGTTCGAGGTCGTCGGCGGGGTCCCGCTCGCCGTCCTCACGCTGCGCCGGGTGCGTGCCGCCGCCGAGCGGGTCGAGCAGGTCGTCCCGGCACGGGTGCCCGCGGGTATCGTGCCCGAACCCGAGCAGGACGCCGACCCGGCCGAACTGACGGTGTCCGGGCCGGTCACCGTGGCGGTGCGCGACCTGACCGTGCAGTGGCCCGGAGCCACGACGCCCGCGGTCGACGGGGTCTCGCTCGACCTGCACCCCGGCGAGGTCGTCGTGCTCGAAGGGCCGAGCGGCGCGGGGAAGTCCACCCTCGTCGACGCGCTCGTCCGGTTCGTCGACCACCAGGGCTCGTACACGCTCGACGGGATCTCGGCGAAGGACATGCACCCCGACGCCGTCCGTGCCCGCATCGGGCTCATCGAGCAGGACCCGTTCGTCTTCGACCAGTCCGTGCGGCAGAACCTGCTGTTCGCCCGCGAGACCGCCACCGACGACGAGCTGCTCGCGGTGCTCGACCGGGTCGGCCTCGGCGAGTGGGTCGGGCGTCGCGGTGGGCTCGACGCGTCGGTGGGGGAGCGCGGCGGTCTGGTGTCCGGCGGCCAGGCGCACCGTCTCGCCCTGGCCCGCGCCCTCCTGCACGCGTTCCCGGTGCTGGTGCTCGACGAACCCACGGCGGACATCGACCCGGACCTCGGCGACGCCGTCCTGCGCGACCTCGTGACGACGGCCCGCGCAGCGGGCCGCACGATCGTGATCGTGTCGCACGTGCCGGTCAGCACGGACCTGGTCGACCGCACCCTGCGGATGCGGGACGGGCGCCTGCTCGCCGGATGA
- the leuS gene encoding leucine--tRNA ligase, which produces MSRRADAGRASRLVSLTTVTTEQHAEDPNAYDFRRIQEKWQPRWEELGLFTTDLDDTRPRKYILEMFPYPSGDLHMGHAENWALGDFVARYWRQQGFNVLHPIGWDSFGLPAENAAIKRGVDPKDWTYANIAQQKASFKRYAPSFDWSTEIHTSDPEYYKWNQWLFLKMYEKGLAYRKDSWVNWDPVDQTVLANEQVLPDGTSDRSGAVVVKKKLTQWYFKITEYADRLLDDLNQLEGRWPAKVIAQQRNWIGRSVGADVDFVIEGRDEPVTVFTTRPDTIHGVTFLVVAPDSDLAASLVESADESVRSAFAEYLTATQKTSEIDRQNADRPKTGVPLGRFAIHPLTGERLPIWAADYVLADYGHGAVMAVPAHDQRDLDFARAFDLPVKVVVDTNAAVTGAIPVITEDTELPDLNPATTGEALTGQGRMMNSGPLDGMSKQHAITAAISLLEERGTGRAAKTYRLRDWLISRQRFWGTPIPIIHGADGSEHPVPLDQLPVRLPDTEGLDLKPKGTSPLGGATDWVNVPNPVDGTPALRDTDTMDTFVDSSWYFLRFLAANDDTQAFDPAIARKWAPVDQYIGGIEHAILHLLYARFVTKVLFDLGYLDFTEPFSALLNQGMVLSGGSKMSKSKGGVSLGDELDANGVDAIRLVMGFAGPPEDDINWEDVSPSASARFLARAYRLATDVTSTPDVVWAEGDRALRQVTHRFLADAPGLMESFKFNVVIARLMDLVNVTRKAIDSGPGAADPAVREAVETVTLGLAVFAPYTGEEMWEQLGYEATVALHGWRKADPTLLVQETLTAVVQVNGKVRDSFEVSKSIEPSELEALARNSANVQRYIGDREIVKIIVRAPKLVNIAIKG; this is translated from the coding sequence ATGAGCCGACGGGCGGACGCGGGACGGGCCTCCCGGCTTGTATCGTTGACGACCGTGACCACCGAGCAGCACGCCGAGGACCCGAACGCCTACGACTTCCGTCGTATCCAGGAGAAGTGGCAGCCCCGCTGGGAAGAGCTCGGGCTCTTCACCACCGACCTCGACGACACCCGTCCGCGCAAGTACATCCTCGAGATGTTCCCGTACCCGTCCGGCGACCTCCACATGGGGCACGCCGAGAACTGGGCGCTCGGTGACTTCGTCGCGCGCTACTGGCGCCAGCAGGGCTTCAACGTCCTGCACCCCATCGGCTGGGACTCGTTCGGCCTGCCCGCCGAGAACGCCGCGATCAAGCGCGGGGTGGACCCGAAGGACTGGACCTACGCGAACATCGCGCAGCAGAAGGCGTCCTTCAAGCGCTACGCGCCGTCGTTCGACTGGAGCACCGAGATCCACACCTCGGACCCCGAGTACTACAAGTGGAACCAGTGGCTGTTCCTGAAGATGTACGAGAAGGGCCTGGCGTACCGCAAGGACAGCTGGGTCAACTGGGACCCGGTGGACCAGACCGTGCTCGCGAACGAGCAGGTCCTGCCGGACGGCACCTCGGACCGTTCCGGCGCCGTCGTCGTCAAGAAGAAGCTCACGCAGTGGTACTTCAAGATCACGGAGTACGCCGACCGCCTGCTCGACGACCTCAACCAGCTCGAGGGCCGCTGGCCCGCCAAGGTCATCGCGCAGCAGCGGAACTGGATCGGTCGCTCGGTCGGTGCCGACGTCGACTTCGTCATCGAGGGCCGGGACGAGCCCGTCACGGTCTTCACGACGCGTCCCGACACGATCCACGGCGTGACGTTCCTGGTCGTCGCACCGGACTCGGACCTGGCGGCGTCGCTCGTGGAGTCCGCTGACGAGTCCGTGCGTTCCGCGTTCGCCGAGTACCTGACGGCGACGCAGAAGACGTCGGAGATCGACCGGCAGAACGCCGACCGCCCGAAGACCGGTGTGCCGCTCGGCCGCTTCGCGATCCACCCGCTGACGGGGGAGCGCCTGCCGATCTGGGCCGCCGACTACGTGCTCGCCGACTACGGCCACGGCGCGGTCATGGCCGTGCCGGCACACGACCAGCGCGACCTCGACTTCGCCCGGGCGTTCGACCTGCCGGTGAAGGTCGTCGTCGACACCAACGCCGCGGTCACCGGAGCGATCCCGGTGATCACCGAGGACACCGAGCTGCCCGACCTCAACCCCGCCACCACGGGTGAGGCACTGACGGGTCAGGGCCGGATGATGAACTCCGGCCCCCTCGACGGCATGTCGAAGCAGCACGCGATCACCGCCGCGATCTCCCTGCTCGAGGAACGCGGGACCGGTCGCGCCGCCAAGACCTACCGCCTGCGCGACTGGCTCATCTCGCGCCAGCGCTTCTGGGGCACGCCGATCCCGATCATCCACGGCGCCGACGGCAGCGAGCACCCCGTGCCGCTCGACCAGCTGCCGGTGCGACTGCCCGACACCGAGGGGCTCGACCTCAAGCCCAAGGGCACCTCGCCGCTCGGCGGAGCGACCGACTGGGTCAACGTCCCGAACCCCGTCGACGGCACGCCCGCGCTCCGTGACACCGACACGATGGACACCTTCGTCGACTCGTCGTGGTACTTCCTGCGCTTCCTGGCCGCGAACGACGACACCCAGGCGTTCGACCCCGCCATCGCTCGCAAGTGGGCGCCGGTCGACCAGTACATCGGCGGGATCGAGCACGCGATCCTGCACCTGCTGTACGCGCGCTTCGTCACCAAGGTGCTCTTCGACCTCGGCTACCTCGACTTCACCGAGCCGTTCTCGGCACTGCTCAACCAGGGCATGGTGCTGTCCGGCGGCTCGAAGATGTCGAAGTCCAAGGGTGGTGTCTCGCTCGGCGACGAGCTCGACGCGAACGGCGTCGACGCGATCCGCCTGGTGATGGGCTTCGCCGGCCCGCCCGAGGACGACATCAACTGGGAGGACGTCTCCCCGTCCGCCTCGGCCCGCTTCCTGGCCCGCGCCTACCGCCTGGCGACCGACGTCACGTCGACCCCCGACGTCGTCTGGGCCGAGGGCGACCGCGCCCTGCGCCAGGTGACGCACCGGTTCCTGGCCGATGCGCCGGGCCTGATGGAGTCGTTCAAGTTCAACGTCGTGATCGCGCGGCTCATGGACCTGGTCAACGTGACCCGCAAGGCGATCGACAGCGGCCCCGGTGCCGCCGACCCCGCCGTGCGCGAAGCCGTCGAGACCGTCACGCTCGGCCTCGCCGTGTTCGCGCCGTACACCGGCGAGGAGATGTGGGAGCAGCTCGGGTACGAGGCCACCGTCGCGCTGCACGGCTGGCGGAAGGCCGACCCGACGCTGCTGGTGCAGGAGACCCTCACCGCCGTCGTGCAGGTGAACGGCAAGGTGCGCGACTCGTTCGAGGTGTCGAAGTCGATCGAGCCGTCCGAGCTCGAGGCACTCGCGCGGAACTCGGCGAACGTGCAGCGGTACATCGGTGACCGCGAGATCGTGAAGATCATCGTGCGGGCGCCGAAGCTCGTGAACATCGCCATCAAGGGGTAG
- a CDS encoding helix-hairpin-helix domain-containing protein, which produces MSSPSSPDPRSTDGAPASGRVLWSRLVLSPRAAVVLAGVVVAVALVVVLVGSLPGRGGAGAGGVVVSGAPTAGAPTAGVPLAGVPTTGSSTAGPASGGEAAATGAARVVVHVLGAVERDGVVRLPPSSRVTDAIERAGGATADADLDRLNLARVLTDGERLYVPRVGEDEVPAALDPVDGGAAAAGGGADDGTGASGTGADSVVDLNSADQAALETLPGIGPGLAGRILAWRDEHGRFTVVEDLLDVSGIGDVRFAELRGRVRV; this is translated from the coding sequence ATGTCGTCGCCCTCGTCACCGGACCCTCGGTCAACGGACGGCGCGCCCGCATCGGGACGCGTGCTCTGGTCGCGCCTGGTGCTGTCGCCGCGGGCCGCGGTGGTGCTGGCCGGGGTCGTCGTGGCGGTCGCGCTCGTGGTGGTCCTGGTCGGGTCGCTGCCGGGGCGCGGTGGTGCAGGGGCGGGCGGGGTCGTCGTCAGTGGTGCGCCCACCGCCGGTGCGCCGACTGCCGGGGTGCCCCTCGCCGGGGTGCCGACCACTGGGTCGTCGACCGCTGGTCCTGCATCCGGTGGGGAAGCAGCTGCCACTGGTGCGGCGCGTGTGGTGGTGCACGTGCTCGGGGCGGTCGAGCGCGACGGCGTGGTGCGCCTGCCGCCGTCGAGCCGGGTGACCGACGCGATCGAGCGGGCCGGCGGCGCGACGGCGGACGCGGACCTGGACCGACTGAACCTGGCGCGGGTCCTGACCGACGGGGAACGGCTGTACGTGCCCCGCGTGGGCGAGGACGAGGTTCCGGCGGCGCTCGATCCGGTCGACGGCGGTGCGGCCGCGGCGGGCGGTGGCGCTGACGACGGTACGGGTGCCTCGGGAACCGGCGCTGACTCCGTCGTCGACCTGAACAGCGCCGACCAGGCTGCGCTCGAGACCCTGCCCGGCATCGGCCCGGGGTTGGCCGGCCGGATCCTCGCCTGGCGCGACGAACACGGCCGGTTCACCGTGGTCGAGGACCTGCTCGACGTCAGCGGCATCGGCGACGTCCGGTTCGCGGAGCTGCGTGGCCGCGTGCGGGTCTGA